The following coding sequences are from one Arcobacter nitrofigilis DSM 7299 window:
- a CDS encoding UDP-2,3-diacylglucosamine diphosphatase, whose translation MFPNIKENAIFIADSHFNEKRSQLLTFLKKLKSKEIKTEQLFLMGDMFDFISGESKYFIKRNKKVISLINELSQNIEMIYLEGNHDYNLKNLFPNVKVYKRETHPIFMNYQNQEVALSHGDIFVNDKFYDVYCKFIRNHIFLLFMNTIDFKNYISKKIYYGLLGKNICHNIKSFKDIVSKRVKHYDAKIIIEGHFHQGKEYIIHEKRYKNIQSLTCSNEYVVLENNKFIGKSL comes from the coding sequence ATGTTTCCTAATATAAAAGAAAATGCTATATTTATTGCAGATTCTCACTTCAATGAAAAAAGGTCTCAACTTTTAACTTTTTTAAAAAAATTAAAATCAAAAGAGATAAAAACAGAACAACTATTTCTAATGGGTGATATGTTTGATTTTATCTCTGGAGAAAGTAAATACTTCATCAAAAGAAATAAAAAAGTAATCTCTTTAATAAATGAATTATCTCAAAATATTGAAATGATATATTTAGAAGGTAACCATGATTACAATTTAAAAAATCTATTCCCAAATGTAAAAGTATACAAAAGAGAAACACATCCTATTTTTATGAATTATCAAAATCAAGAAGTAGCTTTAAGTCATGGGGATATATTTGTAAATGATAAATTTTATGATGTTTATTGTAAATTTATTAGAAATCATATTTTTTTACTTTTTATGAATACAATTGATTTTAAAAATTATATCTCTAAAAAGATTTATTATGGGCTTTTGGGAAAGAATATTTGTCATAATATCAAAAGCTTTAAAGATATCGTTTCAAAAAGAGTTAAGCACTATGATGCAAAAATAATTATTGAAGGACATTTTCATCAAGGAAAAGAGTATATTATTCATGAAAAAAGATATAAAAACATACAATCTTTAACTTGTAGCAACGAATATGTAGTTTTAGAAAATAATAAATTTATAGGAAAAAGTCTATGA
- the uvrB gene encoding excinuclease ABC subunit UvrB gives MAEFKVESKYSPAGDQPQAIEKLSESILAGNQYNTLLGVTGSGKTYTMAKVIEKTQKPTLIMTHNKTLAAQLYSEFKSFFPNNHVEYFISYYDYYQPEAYIPRSDLFIEKDSSINSELERMRLSATASLLSFDDVIVVASVSANYGLGNPAEYKSMVQKLSVGFEYSQRTLLMKLVDMGYKRNDKFFDRADFRVNGDVIDVFPAYWQDEFIRIEFFADEVESISIHEYMTNVKQKDVQDVTIYSVNPFVVNSENLATAVKKIEEELEDRLAFLKAEDRLVEYQRLKQRVEFDLEMIEGTGMCKGIENYARHLTGLEPGETPYSMMDYFEQIGKDFLLIVDESHVSLPQFRGMHAADKSRKEVLVEYGFRLPSALDNRPLMFDEFINKAPHYLFVSATPNELETSMSSVVAEQIIRPTGLLDPTIEIMDSEFQVEKLHDEIKKVAAKNERVLVTVLTKKMAEELTAYYLDLGIRVKYMHSEIDTLERVEIIRQLRLGEFDVLVGINLLREGLDIPETSLVAILDADKEGFLRSKTSLIQTMGRGARNQNGRVILFAKRVTDSMQFAIDVTNKRREVQEAHNKKHGITPTSTTRVLEDNLKLEEYDAVALKLEKLDKMPAAERKKMLIELNKAMTKASKDLNFEEAIRLRDEIEKIKKL, from the coding sequence ATAGCAGAGTTTAAAGTTGAAAGTAAATATAGCCCAGCTGGAGATCAACCCCAAGCAATAGAAAAATTAAGTGAATCAATACTTGCAGGTAATCAATATAATACACTGCTTGGAGTAACAGGTTCAGGTAAAACTTATACTATGGCAAAAGTTATTGAGAAAACTCAAAAACCAACTTTAATAATGACTCATAATAAAACTTTGGCTGCCCAACTATACAGTGAATTTAAATCTTTTTTCCCTAACAATCATGTGGAATATTTTATCTCTTATTATGATTATTATCAACCAGAAGCTTATATTCCAAGAAGTGATTTGTTTATAGAAAAAGACAGTTCTATAAACTCAGAACTTGAAAGAATGAGATTAAGTGCAACAGCTTCTTTACTCTCTTTTGATGATGTTATTGTAGTAGCTTCTGTCTCTGCAAACTATGGTTTAGGAAATCCTGCTGAATATAAATCTATGGTACAAAAACTATCTGTGGGATTTGAATACTCACAACGTACGCTTTTAATGAAACTTGTGGACATGGGTTATAAAAGAAATGACAAGTTTTTTGACCGAGCTGATTTTAGAGTAAACGGGGATGTTATTGATGTCTTTCCTGCTTATTGGCAAGATGAATTTATTCGCATAGAGTTTTTTGCAGATGAAGTTGAATCAATTTCTATTCATGAATACATGACTAATGTAAAACAAAAAGATGTACAAGATGTAACTATTTATTCTGTAAATCCTTTTGTTGTAAATAGTGAAAACCTAGCAACAGCTGTAAAAAAAATTGAAGAAGAGTTAGAAGATAGATTGGCCTTTTTAAAGGCTGAAGATAGACTTGTAGAGTATCAAAGACTAAAACAGAGAGTAGAGTTCGATTTAGAGATGATTGAAGGTACTGGTATGTGTAAAGGAATAGAAAACTATGCTCGACACTTGACAGGACTTGAACCTGGTGAAACACCTTACTCTATGATGGATTATTTTGAACAAATAGGAAAAGACTTTTTACTTATAGTTGATGAATCTCACGTATCATTACCCCAATTTAGAGGAATGCACGCCGCAGATAAAAGTAGAAAAGAAGTTCTTGTTGAGTATGGATTTAGATTACCAAGTGCTTTAGATAACCGTCCTTTGATGTTTGATGAATTTATCAATAAAGCCCCACATTATCTGTTTGTAAGTGCAACACCAAATGAACTAGAAACTTCAATGAGTTCAGTTGTAGCTGAGCAAATTATTAGACCAACTGGATTGTTAGACCCAACTATTGAGATTATGGATAGTGAATTTCAAGTTGAAAAATTACATGATGAAATCAAAAAAGTTGCTGCAAAAAATGAGCGGGTTTTAGTTACAGTTTTAACTAAAAAAATGGCAGAAGAACTAACAGCATATTATTTAGACTTAGGTATAAGAGTAAAATATATGCATAGTGAGATAGATACTTTGGAACGAGTAGAAATCATTCGTCAATTGCGATTGGGTGAATTCGATGTTCTAGTTGGAATCAATCTTTTAAGGGAAGGTTTAGATATCCCAGAAACTTCTTTGGTAGCTATTTTGGATGCAGATAAAGAAGGATTTTTAAGAAGTAAAACTTCTCTTATCCAAACAATGGGAAGAGGGGCAAGAAATCAAAATGGACGGGTTATTTTATTTGCTAAAAGAGTAACTGATTCTATGCAGTTTGCCATAGATGTGACAAATAAAAGAAGAGAAGTTCAAGAAGCACACAATAAAAAGCATGGCATCACACCAACTAGTACCACAAGAGTATTAGAAGATAACCTAAAACTTGAAGAGTACGATGCTGTAGCCTTGAAGTTAGAGAAGTTAGACAAAATGCCAGCAGCTGAGAGAAAGAAGATGCTCATAGAGCTAAATAAGGCGATGACAAAAGCTTCAAAAGACTTGAACTTCGAAGAAGCGATAAGGCTCCGTGACGAAATAGAAAAAATCAAAAAATTGTAA
- the lepB gene encoding signal peptidase I has protein sequence MKEIQKKSILKLLIFNLIAMGAGHLYIGRIKKAITIFPLFLVIHFLSLYIALIYFNFYLFIIVESLLILIFLYSFIEPIIIIKKQKNINNSKYSTSPYILLFVIVYYLIVFTLIMLLKLDTPVKLFSVPANSMAKTIIRNDTILATRSYDFVKRGDIVVFRYPNEETVYYVKRCVAVGGDIVALQNKVLYLHPHEGNEYVKKNYPITQISEFDGKLWIKNPYRKDHPGIHNDPSVTDNGLNPQQLFNMSPIKVPENQYFMMGDNRDHSNDSRFWGTVPQRLIYGNAKIIYSNYENTNRIGIKLE, from the coding sequence ATGAAAGAAATTCAAAAAAAGAGTATTTTAAAATTACTAATTTTTAATTTAATTGCAATGGGAGCTGGTCATTTGTATATTGGCCGAATAAAAAAAGCTATCACTATCTTTCCTTTATTCTTAGTCATACATTTTCTTTCTTTATATATAGCATTAATTTATTTTAATTTTTATTTATTTATTATTGTAGAAAGTCTTCTTATTTTAATATTTTTATACTCATTTATTGAGCCGATTATAATTATAAAAAAACAAAAAAATATTAACAATTCTAAATATAGTACATCACCATATATCTTATTATTTGTTATTGTTTATTATTTAATTGTATTTACCTTAATAATGTTATTAAAATTGGATACACCAGTAAAGCTATTTAGTGTACCTGCTAATTCAATGGCAAAAACTATTATAAGAAATGACACTATTCTTGCTACAAGAAGTTATGATTTTGTAAAACGTGGAGATATTGTTGTATTTAGATATCCAAATGAAGAGACAGTTTATTATGTAAAAAGATGTGTTGCAGTTGGTGGAGATATTGTTGCTCTTCAAAATAAAGTATTATATCTACACCCACATGAAGGTAATGAGTATGTTAAGAAAAATTACCCAATAACACAAATATCAGAATTTGATGGAAAACTTTGGATAAAAAATCCATATAGAAAAGATCATCCTGGTATTCACAATGACCCAAGTGTAACAGATAATGGACTTAATCCACAACAACTATTTAACATGTCTCCAATAAAAGTTCCAGAGAATCAATATTTTATGATGGGTGATAATAGAGACCACTCAAATGATTCGAGATTTTGGGGAACAGTTCCGCAAAGATTAATCTATGGCAATGCAAAAATAATTTATTCAAATTATGAGAATACAAATAGAATAGGAATAAAACTAGAATAA
- a CDS encoding type II toxin-antitoxin system RelE/ParE family toxin, giving the protein MKNYEVQWTEIAQNDLLNIIEYIKTDSVNTAKKIFFEIKEECNKLHYFPERNRVVPELSEIGISKYREVIHKRWRIIYKIENQIVYILLVVDSRQNLEDILFQRLIG; this is encoded by the coding sequence ATGAAGAACTACGAAGTACAATGGACGGAAATCGCCCAAAACGACCTTTTAAACATAATAGAATATATCAAAACAGATAGTGTAAATACAGCAAAAAAAATATTCTTTGAAATAAAAGAAGAGTGTAATAAACTCCACTATTTTCCTGAAAGAAACAGAGTAGTACCAGAACTTAGTGAAATTGGTATCTCAAAATACAGAGAAGTTATTCACAAACGATGGCGAATCATTTATAAAATAGAGAATCAAATAGTTTATATTTTGTTAGTAGTTGATTCAAGACAAAATTTAGAAGATATTTTGTTTCAGAGGTTAATAGGATAA
- a CDS encoding type II toxin-antitoxin system Phd/YefM family antitoxin yields MYLSQDIKPISFLKSKTADVINGVNENKRTVIITQNGEAKAVVQDIKSYENMQNSINLLKLIILSEKDIENKNLLKQDEMFNNLENKLFN; encoded by the coding sequence ATGTATTTAAGTCAAGATATAAAACCAATAAGTTTTCTAAAATCTAAAACAGCTGATGTAATCAATGGCGTCAATGAAAATAAAAGAACTGTTATAATTACGCAAAATGGCGAAGCAAAAGCTGTAGTGCAAGATATAAAAAGCTATGAAAATATGCAAAATTCAATCAACTTGTTAAAACTAATAATTCTAAGTGAAAAAGACATAGAAAACAAAAACCTACTAAAACAAGATGAAATGTTTAACAATTTAGAAAATAAACTATTCAACTAA
- the nth gene encoding endonuclease III, whose product MKKATKKDIEIIKEAFVEKYSDAVTELSYKNDFELLIAIILSAQCTDKRVNIITPALFEKYPTPFDLAEASLDEVKDLLKSCSFFNNKSQNIIKMARSVVELHGGDIPHDTKALMKLAGVGNKTANVFMIEAEGANLMAVDTHVFRVSHRLGLSDGKTVEQTEEHLVKKLKGDLHIFHQAMVLFGRYTCKAVKPECDNCLFPHVCKTKQSFKPA is encoded by the coding sequence ATGAAAAAAGCAACTAAAAAAGATATTGAAATAATAAAAGAAGCCTTTGTTGAAAAATACTCTGATGCTGTTACAGAACTGAGTTATAAAAATGATTTTGAATTATTGATTGCTATTATACTGTCGGCTCAATGTACGGATAAAAGGGTAAATATTATTACTCCTGCTTTGTTTGAAAAGTATCCTACTCCATTTGATTTAGCTGAGGCTTCACTTGATGAGGTTAAGGATTTATTGAAGTCTTGTTCTTTTTTTAACAATAAATCACAAAATATCATTAAGATGGCTCGAAGTGTAGTTGAACTTCATGGGGGAGATATTCCGCATGATACGAAAGCCTTGATGAAGCTAGCTGGTGTTGGAAATAAAACGGCAAATGTATTTATGATAGAAGCTGAGGGAGCTAATTTAATGGCTGTGGATACTCATGTATTTAGAGTATCGCATCGTTTAGGTTTAAGTGATGGAAAAACTGTTGAGCAAACAGAAGAACATTTGGTAAAAAAACTAAAAGGTGATTTACATATCTTTCATCAAGCTATGGTTTTATTTGGGAGATATACCTGTAAAGCAGTTAAACCTGAGTGTGATAATTGTCTATTTCCTCATGTTTGTAAGACAAAACAATCTTTTAAGCCTGCTTAG
- a CDS encoding TonB-dependent receptor gives MKKSICLLSIVASTVLLGNEVEVPTVNVAEKINTKVVKDISEDQLKSADLAEALSKNVPSISIVRRNGIANDIILRGQKKDNINVLIDDAKIYGACPNRMDPVTSHILTNNVESVEVIEGPYDVENFGTLSGKVQVHTKEPTKDLHGEVNLNAGSFNYRKASATISGGTDRFKLLLSASTEKSDQYKDGNGNDFYEQQVENGIAAKSDREYSKDNQNHEAYTKKTLLSKAIFNIDDSSEVKLSYTANRSDNVLYPNTPMDADYDDSNIYTLGYAKRDLGKYSKELNLDYYYSDVDHPMSTKLRDAGKMMYMTNHMKSSIWGTKLKNSMELSDYLVTLGLDTSVRNWRGESHMTSVATGVDSAFNTTLASTDTTNKAIFAKVEKNIGKLDLEFGSRYDHTKIDADSSAKTDRNYNALSANVFATYNADKSTKYFAGIGKSSRVPDARELYYGNTNNDLEQTKNYEADLGFEKTIGNFNIKTKLFYSVLKDYIYNKTTSPTTTKFENIDAKIYGIEISGFYYMSDFLSLDYGMAYQRGQKDKALEGQSDKDLAEITPLKANLALNYEYSIHKLTAEMVAVDNWNHNDSDNGEQKLGGYAIFNLKYKNNITKNFEITVGVDNVFDKTYASTNTYNDIKYVGNGKTELLNDPGRYGYINLRYKF, from the coding sequence TTGAAAAAGTCTATATGTCTGTTAAGTATTGTTGCTTCAACAGTTTTATTAGGGAATGAAGTTGAAGTACCAACAGTAAATGTTGCGGAAAAGATAAACACAAAAGTAGTTAAAGATATAAGTGAAGATCAACTGAAATCAGCGGATTTAGCGGAAGCTTTAAGTAAAAATGTACCTTCAATATCAATTGTAAGAAGAAATGGGATTGCAAATGATATTATTTTGAGAGGACAAAAGAAAGATAATATCAATGTATTAATAGATGATGCAAAGATATATGGAGCTTGTCCAAATAGAATGGATCCAGTAACATCACATATATTAACAAATAATGTAGAAAGTGTAGAAGTAATAGAAGGACCATACGATGTTGAGAACTTTGGAACATTAAGTGGGAAAGTTCAAGTACATACAAAAGAGCCAACAAAAGATTTACATGGAGAAGTTAATTTAAATGCTGGAAGCTTCAATTATAGAAAAGCAAGTGCAACAATAAGTGGAGGAACAGATAGATTTAAATTATTACTTTCAGCTTCAACTGAAAAAAGTGATCAATATAAAGATGGAAATGGTAATGACTTTTATGAACAGCAAGTTGAAAATGGAATAGCAGCTAAGTCAGATAGAGAGTATTCAAAAGATAATCAAAACCACGAAGCATATACTAAAAAAACACTTCTCTCAAAAGCTATTTTTAATATAGATGATAGTTCAGAAGTAAAACTTTCATATACAGCAAACAGAAGTGATAATGTACTATATCCTAATACTCCAATGGATGCTGATTACGATGATTCAAATATTTATACTCTTGGATATGCAAAAAGAGATTTAGGTAAGTATTCAAAAGAGCTAAATTTAGATTATTATTACTCAGATGTTGACCATCCTATGAGTACAAAACTAAGAGATGCTGGAAAAATGATGTATATGACAAATCATATGAAATCATCTATTTGGGGAACAAAACTAAAAAACAGTATGGAACTTTCTGATTATTTAGTTACTCTTGGTTTAGATACTAGTGTTAGAAATTGGAGAGGTGAAAGTCATATGACATCAGTTGCAACTGGTGTTGATTCAGCTTTTAATACAACATTAGCATCAACAGATACTACAAATAAAGCAATTTTTGCAAAAGTTGAAAAAAATATTGGAAAATTAGATTTAGAATTTGGTTCTAGATATGACCATACAAAAATTGATGCGGATTCTAGTGCTAAAACAGATAGAAACTATAATGCCTTAAGTGCAAATGTTTTTGCTACGTATAATGCTGATAAAAGTACTAAATATTTTGCAGGAATAGGTAAATCTTCAAGAGTTCCTGATGCAAGAGAGCTTTATTATGGAAATACTAATAATGATTTAGAACAAACAAAAAACTATGAAGCTGATCTTGGTTTTGAAAAGACTATTGGAAACTTCAATATAAAAACAAAACTATTTTATTCAGTGCTAAAAGATTATATTTATAACAAAACTACAAGTCCTACAACTACAAAATTTGAAAATATTGATGCAAAAATTTATGGTATAGAAATTAGTGGATTTTATTATATGAGTGATTTCTTATCTTTAGATTATGGTATGGCATATCAAAGAGGGCAAAAGGATAAAGCACTTGAGGGACAAAGTGATAAAGATTTAGCAGAAATAACACCATTGAAAGCAAATCTTGCATTAAACTATGAGTACTCAATACATAAATTGACAGCTGAAATGGTTGCAGTTGATAATTGGAATCACAATGATAGTGATAATGGAGAACAAAAGTTAGGTGGATATGCTATTTTTAATTTAAAGTATAAAAATAACATAACTAAAAACTTTGAAATAACAGTAGGTGTTGATAATGTATTTGACAAAACTTATGCTTCAACAAATACTTATAATGATATCAAATATGTTGGAAATGGTAAAACAGAACTTTTAAATGATCCAGGAAGATATGGATATATTAATTTAAGATATAAATTCTAA
- a CDS encoding TonB-dependent receptor, with protein MKKSICLLSIVASTVLLGNEVEVPTVNVAEKINTKVVKDISEDQLKSADLAEALSKNVPSISIVRRNGIANDIILRGQKKDNINVLIDDAKIYGACPNRMDPVTSHILTNNVESVEVIEGPYDVENFGTLSGKVQVHTKEPTKDLHGEVNLNAGSFNYRKASATISGGTDRFKLLLSASTEKSDQYKDGNGNNFYEQQVEKGVSSTTRYKDSNEKAYTKKTLLSKLIFNIDDSSEVKLSYTANRSDNVLYPAGGMDADYDDSNIYTIGYTKRDLGKYSKELNLDYYYSDVDHPMSTKLRNPTMMYMTSHMKTSIWGTKLKNSMELADSILTVGLDTSVRNWRSNNYQTSITTGKITPTADSFPSTDTTNKAIFAKLEKDFGKLNLDFGSRYDHTNIEPDGNTKNERKYNALSANVFAVYNQDEFTKYFAGIGKSSRVPDARELYFSGMGSKGNQDLKQTKNYEADLGFEKTIGNFNIKSKLFYSVLKDYIYNNATSKKFENVDAKIYGAEISGFYLLGDSFSADYGIAYQRGKKDKALDGQTNKNLAEIPPLKANIALNYEYSIHKLTAEMVAVDNWNKIDSDNGEQKLGGYALFNLKYKNSISKNFEITLGVDNVFDKTYASTNTYKDISYTVIGGNQITFNDPGRYGYINLRYKF; from the coding sequence TTGAAAAAGTCTATATGTCTGTTAAGTATTGTTGCTTCAACAGTTTTGTTAGGGAATGAAGTTGAAGTACCAACAGTAAATGTTGCGGAAAAGATAAACACAAAAGTAGTTAAAGATATAAGTGAAGATCAACTAAAATCAGCGGATTTAGCGGAAGCTTTAAGTAAAAATGTACCTTCAATATCAATTGTAAGAAGAAATGGGATTGCAAATGATATTATTTTGAGAGGACAAAAGAAAGATAATATCAATGTATTAATAGATGATGCAAAGATATATGGAGCTTGTCCAAATAGAATGGATCCAGTAACATCACATATATTAACAAATAATGTAGAAAGTGTAGAAGTAATAGAAGGACCATACGATGTTGAGAACTTTGGAACATTAAGTGGGAAAGTTCAAGTACATACAAAAGAGCCAACAAAAGATTTACATGGAGAAGTTAATTTAAATGCTGGAAGCTTCAATTATAGAAAAGCAAGTGCAACAATAAGTGGAGGAACAGATAGATTTAAATTATTACTTTCAGCTTCAACTGAAAAAAGTGATCAATATAAAGATGGAAATGGTAATAATTTTTACGAACAGCAAGTTGAAAAAGGTGTTTCTTCTACAACACGTTATAAAGATTCTAATGAAAAAGCATATACTAAAAAAACACTCTTATCTAAACTAATTTTTAATATAGATGATAGTTCAGAAGTAAAATTATCATATACTGCAAATAGAAGTGATAATGTATTATATCCAGCTGGTGGAATGGATGCTGATTATGATGATTCAAATATCTATACTATCGGGTATACAAAAAGAGATTTAGGTAAGTATTCAAAAGAGTTGAATTTAGATTATTATTACTCAGATGTAGATCATCCTATGAGTACAAAATTAAGAAATCCTACTATGATGTATATGACAAGTCATATGAAAACATCAATTTGGGGAACAAAATTAAAAAATAGTATGGAACTTGCTGATTCAATTTTAACAGTTGGATTAGATACAAGTGTTAGAAACTGGAGAAGTAATAATTATCAAACATCAATTACAACAGGGAAGATTACACCAACTGCTGATTCTTTTCCATCAACAGATACTACAAATAAAGCAATATTCGCAAAATTAGAGAAAGATTTTGGTAAATTAAATTTAGATTTTGGTTCAAGATATGACCATACAAATATTGAGCCAGATGGTAATACAAAAAATGAAAGAAAATACAATGCACTAAGTGCAAATGTTTTTGCTGTTTATAATCAAGATGAATTTACTAAGTATTTTGCAGGAATTGGTAAATCTTCTAGAGTTCCTGATGCAAGAGAACTTTATTTTTCAGGAATGGGTTCAAAAGGGAATCAAGATTTAAAACAAACAAAAAACTATGAAGCTGATCTTGGTTTTGAAAAAACAATAGGTAATTTTAATATTAAATCAAAACTTTTTTATTCTGTATTAAAAGATTATATTTATAACAATGCAACAAGTAAAAAGTTTGAAAATGTTGATGCTAAGATTTATGGTGCAGAAATAAGTGGATTCTATTTATTAGGAGATTCATTTTCAGCAGATTATGGAATTGCTTATCAAAGAGGAAAAAAAGATAAAGCACTAGATGGTCAAACAAATAAAAACTTAGCTGAAATTCCTCCTTTAAAAGCTAATATAGCTTTAAATTATGAGTATTCAATTCATAAACTAACAGCAGAAATGGTAGCTGTTGATAACTGGAATAAAATTGATAGTGATAATGGTGAACAGAAGTTAGGCGGATATGCTCTTTTTAATTTAAAATATAAAAATAGCATAAGCAAAAATTTTGAAATAACTTTAGGTGTTGATAATGTATTTGATAAAACTTATGCTTCAACAAATACTTATAAAGATATTTCATATACAGTTATAGGTGGAAATCAAATTACTTTTAATGATCCAGGAAGATATGGATATATAAATTTAAGATATAAATTTTAA